A window of Panicum virgatum strain AP13 chromosome 8K, P.virgatum_v5, whole genome shotgun sequence contains these coding sequences:
- the LOC120643429 gene encoding WRKY DNA-binding transcription factor 70-like, with amino-acid sequence MKQHNSRCLPQSSPSDRPSFVSDHGPAMKEIARGQSLVTQLRAIVLPALQADQRCELVAQMFQNILDCSSRAITELQLQHQSDARPDDSMVDDKKRVRKISSDDCIKEEGATANPHHQHKRRRSIDTVSLETPVPHYDGRQWRKYGQKHINKAKHPRSYYRCTYRKEQDCKATKTVQQQDESTGTDNPVMYTVVYHFQHTCKDNNGVDSGTDESETNTLSSSDSRSSISTTCTDPCDHQTSLCDNKLIEKSADLVTKSLYEPLNMNPFAPLDLDYWELDALLRFHLEPDN; translated from the exons ATGAAGCAGCACAATAGCAGATGCCTTCCTCAATCTTCACCTTCTGATCGCCCCTCTTTTGTCTCCGACCACGGGCCGGCGATGAAGGAGATTGCCAGGGGGCAGTCTCTGGTGACGCAGCTGAGGGCCATCGTCCTTCCTGCGCTGCAGGCGGACCAACGCTGCGAGCTTGTTGCCCAGATGTTCCAGAACATACTGGATTGCTCCAGCAGGGCCATaactgagctgcagctgcagcatcaGTCTGATGCTCGACCTGATGACTCAATGGTGGATGACAAGAAGAGAGTGAGGAAGATTTCTTCTGATGACTGCATCAAGGAGGAGGGTGCTACTGCTAACCCCCATCATCAGCACAAGAGAAG GAGGTCTATTGATACGGTGTCACTGGAAACGCCTGTTCCGCACTATGATGGCCGCCAATGGAGAAAGTATGGGCAAAAGCACATCAACAAAGCGAAACATCCAAG GAGCTACTACAGATGCACCTACAGAAAGGAACAAGACTGCAAAGCAACAAAGACGGTGCAACAGCAAGATGAAAGCACAGGTACTGATAATCCCGTGATGTACACAGTTGTCTACCACTTCCAGCATACCTGCAAGGATAACAATGGCGTCGACTCAGGCACCGATGAGTCCGAGACAAACACCCTAAGTAGCAGTGATAGCCGATCCAGCATATCGACCACCTGTACAGATCCTTGTGATCATCAGACATCCCTATGTGACAATAAGCTGATCGAAAAATCTGCAGACTTGGTCACAAAGAGCCTCTACGAGCCATTGAACATGAACCCATTTGCACCCTTGGATTTGGACTATTGGGAGTTGGATGCACTCCTAAGatttcatttggagcctgatAATTAA